A segment of the Microbacterium luteolum genome:
GCGAAGATCGGCGCGAAACGGGCGATGAGGTAGATGCCCGCCTTCACCATGGCGGCGGCGTGCAGATACGCGCTCACCGGCGTCGGAGCAGCCATCGCGCCGGGAAGCCAGAAGTGGAAGGGGAACAGCGCGGACTTGCTGATGGCGCCGATCAGCAACATGACGATCGCGGCATCGATCATCGGGCCCGTCGGCGCGATCTCGAGGATCTCCCGGATGCTGCTCGTGCCGGCGCTCACCACGAGGAGGACGACGCCGACGAACATCACGAGACCGCCGAGAGTGGTGACCAGCAGGGCCTGCAGAGCAGCACGTCGGCTGACCGCGCGACGGCGGTAGTGCCCGATCAGGAGGTACGAGAGGATGCTCGTCACCTCCCAGAACATCACGAGCATCACCAGGTCGTCGGTGAGGACGAGGCCGTACATGGCGCCGGCGAATCCGAGCAGCACGCCCGCGAAGGAGCCGATCCCGGCGGAGTCGTCGAGGAAGTACCAGCGGCAGTAGAGCAGCACCAAGGCCCCGACGCCGGTGACGATGAGGGTCAGGACCCACCCCAGGACGTCCATGTGCATCGACAGGTTCAGCCCGAGCTGCGGGATCCAGGGGATCGACACGAAGGGGGCGGAGCCGTCGAGGACCTCCGGGGTCCGCACCAGCGCGTGGATGAATGCCGCGGCGGGAATGAGGGCCGCGATGATGAATGCCTGCGATCCCAGCCAGCGCACCAGCACGGGCATGAGCAGAGACCCGAGGAGGAACACGGCGAGGAGCGTCAGCATATACGCGGCTCCCTCGGGGCTCGTCGGCCGGGGGTGAATCGGCTCAGGCGGGCGGGTGTCCGTCCAGTTTACCGGCGTTAGGACTCCGTGAGGACCGCGGCTTTCTGCGAGCGTGCGAGAGTGGTCGCATGCGGCGGGTGTGGGTGCGGGAGCTGACGGGGTGGCTGGGCGCCCTCGGAGTCAGCGTGATCATCGCCGGTCAGGTCGCGGCATCCGCCCGCTCCGAGCTGCTCTTCCGCGACGGCGACTCGCTGATCGTCGCGATGTTCGCGCGGTCGGTGCTCGCCGGAGGTCCACAGGACTGGGCGATGTCGAGCGTGCTGTTCCTGCCGGAGGCTTCGGCGTTCGCCGGGCTCGACGCGCTGCTTCCCCTCGACCCGACTTCGCTTCTCGCCGTCAACGCGGTGCTCAATCTCCTCGCGCTGTACGGATCCCTGCGCCTGGTAGCCGGCCGTCAGCGCGAGGGGCAGGCGCCGGTCGCGTGGTCGCTGATCGCGCTCCTCGCCTTCGGTCTCCTCGCCGCGACCGAGATCTCGGCGTCGCGCGATGCTCTCGAACTCGCCTCGCTGCAGCTGACGACGACCTACTACGCCGCGACGGTGATCGGCGTCGTGCTGTCGATCGGTCTGGTGCGTCGAGTGCTCGACCGCGATCGCGGCGGCTCAGGGCTGCTCGTCGCGCTCGGCGCGGTCGCGGCGGTGTCGTCGCTGACGAATCCGCTGTACGCGGTCTGGGCGACCGTCCCGCTCACGGTCTACCTGCTGTTCGCGATGCGGATGTCGACGAGGAGGACGCGGATGCCGATCCTGCTGGCGGTGCTCGTCGGCGGCACCGTCCTGGGCCTGATCGGTCGCATTCCGTTCGGGGCATGGGTCGCCAATACCGGGGCCGGCTACGCGCAACCCGCCCTGTGGCCGCAGTCGGCGGCGTACTACGGCGGCCTGCTGCTCGACCGTTTGTCGACCCCGCTCGGCATCATCGGATGCCTGCTCGCACTCGCGCTGCTCGTGTGGGCGGTGCTCCGAATGACACGTGCGGAGGACCCGGGTTCCCGTCTCGTCGCCACGCTCGCGTGGCTCATGCCCGTCCTCGTCGTGGTGGGCGCCATCGCGCTCGGCACGCACGCGGCGCGATACCTCCAGCCGGTCGCGTTCGCACCGGTGCTCGCGCTCGTCGCGGTACCGCGCGCCGTGCGGATGTCGCGCAGAGCGGCGCGCCCGGCGGCCGCCGTCGCAGCCGTGCTCGTGCTCGTCGGGAGCGGGCTGAGCGTGCCGCGTCTCGGTGCCGCCGCCGCCTCAGCGGATCCCGATCTCTTGTGCGTCACCGACTGGGTGGACGCGTCCGGGCGCACCGGTGCCGGACAGTTCTGGACCGCGCGCCTGCCGAAGCTGCACCTCGACGATCCCGCACAGCTCGTGCAGGTCGATCACCAGTTGAACGGCTACGCGTGGCTCGTGAACCGCCGCGACTTCGACGTCGGCGAGGTGTCGTTCCTCATCGAGGACGCGCAGACCGTGCGGTGGCAGCTGCCCGTGGCGGTCGTCCCCGACGAGGTCGTCGACTGCGGCCGCTACCGCATCCTCGACTTCGGCGACACGACCCTCCCCCTCGGCCCACCCCACTCCTGAAGCCGCTGGGTCCCTGAGCCTGTCGAAGGGCCCGTCACCGATGCTTCGACAAGCTCAGCAACCCAGAACCCGACTCAGCGGCCCGCCGGCGCAGCCGTCGTCGTCCCCGCCCGGAACCGGCAGGTGAGGTGCTGGGTGATGCCGGGCTCGCCGCGCAGCATCCGTGCGACCTGCTCCCCCGCCGCGCGCCCCTTGTCGACCGCCGGCTGCACGCTCGTGGTGAGCGTCAGGTCGGCGAGCCCGTCGACGGCGATCCCGTCGAAGCCGGCGACCGAGAGGTCCTCCGGCACGCGGAGGCCGAGCTCCTCGGCGGCGCGGATCACCCCGACCGCGAGCAGATCACTCTGGGCGATGACGGCCGTGGGCCGCGCGGCGGCATCCGCGAGCAGCATCCGGCCGACGAGCACGCCCTCGTCGATGAGGCTGCCGGATGCCGAGATCGCCGGTGCATCGGGGAACACCTCCCGGAGGCCGGCGAGCCGGTCGACCGTGACGTCGACCGTCGCCGTCGCGACGCGGTCGGGGGTCACCGCCACGCGCTCCCGCTCGGTGTCCAGCGGGAGCGTGACGAGCGCGACGTCGCGGTGCCCGAGGTCATGCAGGTGGCGCGCGACGTCGGCGGAGGCCTCGGTGTTGTCGAGCGTGATGCGCGGAATCCCGTCGCCGGCATCCCCTTCGATCACGACCACCGGGAGGCCGCGGCCGCGCACCACCTCGAGCGAGGCGCGCGTGCGACCCGAGCATCCGATCAGCACGAACGCGTCGACGGGGGCGTTGGCGAGGGCGGATCCTTCCTCCCCCGGCTCGTCGCGCAGCAGGAGGATGCCGGCGCTGAGCTCGGCCAGGCCGTCGGTGAGTCCGTCCATCATGGCGGTGGTCACCGGGTCGAGGAAGGCCGCCCGCAGATGGCCCTCGAGCACGACCGCCACGATGCCGCTGCGTCCGCGTCGCAGCGAAGCCGCCCGCGGATCGGGCCCGGCGTAGCCGAGCTCGGCCGCTGCGGCGAGCACGCGCTCGCGCGTCGCGGCAGCCACCTTGGCCTTGCCGCTGAACACGACGGATGCCGTGGACGTCGCCACTCCGGCGGCGCGCGCGACGTCGGCGATGGTCGCTCGACGCGGAGTCTCCTGAGTGCTCATACTCCGAGGATAACCCGATTCGGTCGCGGTGAGTCGAATCGATTCGATAGGCTGTCCGGCATGGACACCGCCCTCACCCGTTCGCAGTTCGTGCGCTGGCGCGCAGCGATCTTCGCCATCTTCTTCGCCAGCGGACTCTCGATCGCCACGTGGGCGTCTCGTGTGCCCGGCATCAAGCAGGCCCTCGACCTCGACAACGCGCAGGTCGGCATGATCCTGCTCGGCATGGGCCTGGCGTCGATCATCGGCATCTCGACGAGTCCCGCCGTGATGGCGCGCACCGGAGCTCGGCGCGGGATGCTGCTCACCATGCTGATGTTCGCGGTCGGCATCGCTCTCGTGGGCCTGGGTGCGAACGTCTTCGGCTCGGTGCCGATCGTGCTGCTCGGGATGGTCCTGTTCGGCTTCGGCAACGGATGCGTCGACGTGATGATGAACGTCGAGGCGACGGCGATCGAGCAGCAGATGGGCAAGACGATCCTGCCGGTCTTCCACGCGCTGTTCAGCTTCGGCACCGTGATCGGCGCCGGCATCGGCGCTCTCGCCGCCGGCCTCTCCGTCGACGTCGCGACCCACGCGGGCGCCGTCGGCGCCCTGATCCTGGTGGTCGCCGTGGTCTGCTTCTTCCAGGTGCCGTCGCGTGAGGCGGCGCTCGACCCCGAGGATCACGAGAAGCCCCCCTTCCGCCGGCGCATGCACACGGCCCTCGAGGCGTGGCGCGAGCCGCGCACCTATCTGCTCGGCGTCGTGATGCTCGGCATGTCGTTCGCCGAGGGCGGCGCCAACGACTGGATCGCTCTCGGCACCGAGCAGGGTCACGGCTTCGCCGAAGGGACCGGCGCGGTATCGCTCGCCGTGTTCTCGGTCGGCATGACCGTGGTGCGCCTCTTCGGCGGACCGCTCGTCGATCGCTTCGGCCGCGTGCTGGTGCTGCGCATCCTCGCCGTCGCCGCGGCATCCGGCATCGTGCTGTTCATCCTCGCGCCGAGTCTGCCGCTCGTGCTCGTCGGCGCAGCGCTCTGGGGCGTCGGGGCCTCGCTCGGATTCCCGCTGGGCATGTCGGCCGCGGCCGACGACCCTGCCAAGGCCGCCGCCCGTGTGAGCGCCGCCGCGACGATCGGCTACGTCGCGTTCCTCGGCGGCCCTCCGGTGCTGGGGATCATCAGCGAGCACATCGGACTGCTGAACACGCTCTTCATCCTGGTGGGCCTGGTCGTGGCCTCCGGACTGTTCTCGGGCGCCGCGCGACCGCTGCGCGAAGACGAGAAGATCCCGACCGCCGCGCAGGAGGGCTGAGTCTCAGGCGCCTCGGCGCCGGACGAGCGCCGCCGCATGCGAGCGACTGCGTGCACCGAGCTTGGCCAGCACGTTCGACACGTGCGTCTTCACCGTGGCGACGGAGATGTGCAGACGTTCTGCGAGTTGGGCGTTCGACCAGCCCTGCAGGATGCCGTCGAGGATCTCCTGCTCTCGAACGGTGAGTTCCGGCTGGTCACCACGATCCGGAGTCGGCGCGGTCGAGGCGGGAACGCTCTGCGCGACAGCGGCGAGCGCCCTGCGGGTCACTCGCGGATCCAGGGCGCCCTCGCCGGCGGCCACCGCACGCACCGCCGCGGCGAGCGCCGGCGCATCGACCGTCTTCAGGAGGAATCCCGCGGC
Coding sequences within it:
- a CDS encoding MFS transporter, which encodes MDTALTRSQFVRWRAAIFAIFFASGLSIATWASRVPGIKQALDLDNAQVGMILLGMGLASIIGISTSPAVMARTGARRGMLLTMLMFAVGIALVGLGANVFGSVPIVLLGMVLFGFGNGCVDVMMNVEATAIEQQMGKTILPVFHALFSFGTVIGAGIGALAAGLSVDVATHAGAVGALILVVAVVCFFQVPSREAALDPEDHEKPPFRRRMHTALEAWREPRTYLLGVVMLGMSFAEGGANDWIALGTEQGHGFAEGTGAVSLAVFSVGMTVVRLFGGPLVDRFGRVLVLRILAVAAASGIVLFILAPSLPLVLVGAALWGVGASLGFPLGMSAAADDPAKAAARVSAAATIGYVAFLGGPPVLGIISEHIGLLNTLFILVGLVVASGLFSGAARPLREDEKIPTAAQEG
- a CDS encoding response regulator, producing MTAPTVLLADDHGAIRTGLRIMLEAHGIVVVGEAADGDVAVRNASALRPDVVLMDLRMPGRDGISATREIVERGLSDVLVLTSFDEDDLVLGAIRAGAAGFLLKTVDAPALAAAVRAVAAGEGALDPRVTRRALAAVAQSVPASTAPTPDRGDQPELTVREQEILDGILQGWSNAQLAERLHISVATVKTHVSNVLAKLGARSRSHAAALVRRRGA
- a CDS encoding LacI family DNA-binding transcriptional regulator, coding for MSTQETPRRATIADVARAAGVATSTASVVFSGKAKVAAATRERVLAAAAELGYAGPDPRAASLRRGRSGIVAVVLEGHLRAAFLDPVTTAMMDGLTDGLAELSAGILLLRDEPGEEGSALANAPVDAFVLIGCSGRTRASLEVVRGRGLPVVVIEGDAGDGIPRITLDNTEASADVARHLHDLGHRDVALVTLPLDTERERVAVTPDRVATATVDVTVDRLAGLREVFPDAPAISASGSLIDEGVLVGRMLLADAAARPTAVIAQSDLLAVGVIRAAEELGLRVPEDLSVAGFDGIAVDGLADLTLTTSVQPAVDKGRAAGEQVARMLRGEPGITQHLTCRFRAGTTTAAPAGR